In one window of Hevea brasiliensis isolate MT/VB/25A 57/8 chromosome 10, ASM3005281v1, whole genome shotgun sequence DNA:
- the LOC110641266 gene encoding protein SKIP34, which yields MCYGHQRSLSPDDLIPSRNPRSQNDNTSVVEDLRGRLAETEARLERARAREAELSRRLEEMKRFVSVMEILENYLKRRYQEQQDNVASLFSSLPAK from the coding sequence ATGTGTTACGGTCATCAACGCTCCTTATCTCCTGACGACTTAATCCCCTCGCGAAACCCCCGATCCCAAAACGACAACACATCTGTCGTAGAAGATCTACGGGGCCGCCTTGCCGAGACCGAGGCTCGCCTTGAACGGGCCAGGGCTCGAGAAGCCGAGCTCAGTCGCCGACTTGAGGAAATGAAGCGATTCGTCTCCGTTATGGAGATCCTCGAGAACTACCTCAAGCGAAGGTATCAAGAGCAGCAAGATAACGTCGCTAGCCTTTTCTCTTCTCTACCTGCTAAATAG
- the LOC110641268 gene encoding nucleobase-ascorbate transporter 11 gives METGSSSDSVGKLELQRERATANTKLGSTLPKIEPFVSRTHNPRELKSWAKRTGFVSTFSSETTTSNSEKFDSSTGFDLERGLHHHKNGGSSPKIEIDPILGRTRPARGSEIEPASGSASRSGNEFRNGNGRSLGLRDEKKRRRIGDESVVGVKDGERKVGLNGNGIGIGNVNVNGSGARNESVNGTVNEIPATTPPMEPKKEEENAGTDIGIEMYPGGDDPDTGGWHRHSGMRLGLRDNPGFVSLMYYALQHYLSLAGSLIFIPLIIVPAMGGTDKDTATVISTMLLLSGITTILHSYFGTRLPLVQGSSFVYLAPALVIMNAREYRNLSEHKFRHIMREIQGAIIIGSIFQSILGFTGLMSLLLRLINPVVVAPTVAAVGLAFFSYGFPQAGSCVEVSVPLILLVLIFSLYLRGLSIFGHRLFQIYAVPLSIMIIWTYAFFLTAGGAYDYKGCSPDIPSSNILLDSCRRHAYTMQHCRTDVSNAWRTSAWVRIPYPLQWGVPIFHLRTSMIMIIVSLVASVDSVGTYHSTSLLINSKPPTPGIVSRGIALEGFCSILAGLWGSSTGSTTLTENMHTINITKVANRRAVVLGAVFLILFSFVGKVGAILASIPLSLAASILCFMWGLIVALGLSTLQYGQTSSFRNIAIVGVSLFLGLSIPAYFQQYQPESSLILPSYFVPYGAASNGPVHTSSKQFDFAINALMSMSMVVTLLIAFVLDNTVPGTRQERGVYIWSNPEDLATDPSIYADYSLPTKVSRFFCWSRCLRT, from the exons ATGGAAACTGGTTCGAGCTCAGATTCTGTTGGCAAGTTGGAGCTACAGAGAGAAAGAGCTACCGCTAACACGAAACTCGGCTCTACACTGCCGAAGATCGAGCCATTTGTGTCAAGAACTCATAATCCAAGAGAGCTGAAATCTTGGGCTAAGAGAACTGGCTTTGTCTCCACTTTCTCTAGTGAAACCACTACAAGCAACAGCGAAAAGTTTGATAGCAGCACTGGCTTTGACTTGGAGAGGGGTCTTCACCATCATAAGAACGGTGGGTCGTCCCCAAAAATCGAGATCGACCCGATTCTTGGCCGGACCAGGCCTGCTAGAGGCTCAGAAATTGAACCTGCTTCGGGTTCAGCTTCTAGGTCAGGCAATGAGTTCAGGAATGGAAATGGTAGGAGCTTGGGATTGAGAGATGAGAAGAAGAGGAGGAGAATAGGAGATGAATCTGTTGTGGGAGTTAAGGATGGGGAAAGGAAAGTTGGATTAAATGGAAATGGAATTGGAATTGGCAATGTTAATGTGAATGGCAGTGGCGCCAGGAATGAGAGTGTAAATGGTACTGTAAATGAAATCCCGGCAACTACTCCGCCTATGGAgccaaagaaagaagaagaaaatgctGGAACTGATATTGGAATTGAGATGTATCCGGGTGGGGATGATCCTGATACTGGAGGGTGGCACAGACACAGTGGAATGAGACTTGGTTTGAGAGATAATCCTGGTTTTG TGTCACTAATGTATTATGCCCTGCAACACTATTTATCATTGGCTGGCTCACTGATTTTCATCCCCTTGATCATTGTACCAGCCATGGGGGGGACAGAT AAAGACACTGCTACAGTGATTTCTACAATGTTGCTGCTCTCTGGCATTACAACAATATTGCATTCCTACTTTGGTACCCGACTTCCATTAGTTCAAGGGAGTTCATTTGTGTATTTGGCACCGGCATTAGTTATCATGAATGCACGGGAGTACCGGAATCTCTCAGAACAT AAATTCAGACACATAATGAGGGAGATCCAGGGGGCTATAATTATTGGTTCAATATTCCAAAGCATATTGGGATTCACTGGTTTAATGTCCCTTCTTCTAAG ATTGATTAATCCAGTTGTGGTTGCACCAACTGTCGCTGCAGTAGGTTTAGCATTTTTTAGCTATGGTTTTCCCCAAGCTGGTAGTTGCGTGGAAGTTAGTGTTCCTCTGATACTATTGGTTCTTATATTCTCCCTG TATCTTCGAGGATTATCTATCTTTGGACATCGCTTGTTCCAAATTTATGCG GTCCCCCTGAGTATCATGATCATATGGACATATGCATTCTTTCTGACTGCTGGTGGAGCATATGATTATAAAGGATGCAGCCCTGACATACCAAGTTCAAATATTTTACTCGATTCATGTAGAAGGCATGCATATACGATGCAGCATTGCAGGACTGATGTTTCTAATGCATGGAGAACTTCTGCATGGGTCAGAATTCCCTACCCTTTACAATGGGGCGTCCCCATCTTCCATCTAAGGACTTCCATGATCATGATAATTGTGTCACTGGTTGCATCAGTGGATTCG GTTGGAACATATCACTCTACTTCCTTACTAATTAACTCAAAGCCTCCAACTCCAGGAATTGTCAGCAGAGGAATTGCACTGGAGGGCTTCTGCAGTATACTGGCTGGACTTTGGGGTTCAAGTACTGGTTCAACGACCTTAACAGAAAATATGCATACCATCAACATAACAAAGGTGGCCAATCGGAGGGCTGTGGTTCTTGGAGCAGTTTTCTTGATCCTCTTCTCATTTGTAG GAAAAGTGGGTGCTATTCTTGCTTCTATACCACTTTCATTGGCTGCTTCCATACTTTGCTTCATGTGGGGCCTTATTGTGGCATTGGGTCTCTCAACTTTGCAGTATGGTCAAACATCAAGTTTTAGGAACATCGCAATAGTAGGTGTTTCATTGTTCCTTGGTTTGTCAATTCCTGCCTATTTTCAGCAGTATCAACCTGAATCTAGCTTGATACTGCCAAGTTATTTTGTGCCTTATGGGGCAGCTTCAAATGGACCAGTCCACACTAGCAGTAAACAA TTTGATTTTGCGATAAATGCACTTATGTCCATGAGCATGGTGGTGACTCTCTTGATAGCATTTGTACTTGATAATACAGTCCCTGGTACCCGACAAGAAAGGGGGGTGTATATATGGTCAAATCCTGAAGACTTGGCTACTGATCCATCTATATATGCAGATTATTCCCTTCCTACAAAAGTTTCACGGTTCTTCTGTTGGTCAAGATGTTTGCGTACATAA